Genomic segment of Hymenobacter aquaticus:
AGGGCCGAGTAGTCTTTCCACTTGTCGGGGTAGCCGATTTTCACGGTAAAGGCGTTCAGCTTTTTCAGGGCTTCGGTCTTGGTGGCGGCGCTCATCCAGTCGAGCTGCTGGATGTGCTCGGCCATCGAGGCCTTGATGTTGGCCACCATTTCCATGGCCTTCTGCTTGGTTTCGGGCGTGAAGGCCTTGTCCACGTAGAGCTGGCCGAAGGCCTCGCCCAGCGTGGCATCGGTCGAGCGCAGCACGCGCTTCCAGCGGGGCTGCTGCTGCTTGGCGCCGGTCAGGGCCTGGGTGTAGCGGAACGACTCCTGCACGAAAGCCTGGGGCAGCGCGGCGGCCGAGTTGTTGACCAGGTGCCAGCGCAGGTACGTTTGCCAGTCGGCCATCGGCTCGGTTTTCAGGGCGGTGCTGGCTTCCTTCAGGAAGTCGGGCTGGCCCACGATTACTTCCTTGGCCGCGCCTAGCCCGAGCTGCTGCAACAGGCTGGTTACGCCCAGGTTAGGAAACTGCTGGCTGGCTTCCGCCACGCTCATCTTGTTGTAGTTGGCGTACGGGTCGCGCAGGGCTACGCGGTCCTTGGAGGCCTTGGCCAGCCGGGTTTCCAGGCGCATCACCGTGTTGGCGTTCCGGTTGGCCGTGGCTTCGTTGTCGCCGAGCAGCTTGAAGGTGTTGGTCAGGTAGGTCAGGTAGGCCGCGCGCACCTGCTTGGAGCGGGCATCTTCCTTGAGGTAATAGTCCCGGTCGGGCATCGAGAGGCCGCCCTGGGTCAGGTACACGGCATATTCCGTGCTTTTCTTGCGGTCCTGGTTTACGCCCACGCTCAGCACCGAGCGGGTTTGCAGCATCTGCTGGCGGGCCAGGGCGGTTTGCAGGCCTTTCAGATCCTTGATGGCGGCAATGCGGCTCAGCTCGGGCTTCAGGGGCGTAATGCCGGCCTTTTCAATGGCCATCGAGTCCATGGCTGAGGCGTAGAAGTCGCCCACTTTCTGCAGGTTCGAGCCCTTGGTGGCGCTGCGGTTGGCGGCGGCTTCCTCCAGAATCTGGCGCATCACGGCCTCGTTCTGGTTGATGAGCGTGTTCCAGGAGCTCCAGCGCGACTCGGCGGCCGGAATCGGGTTGTTTTTCAGCCAAGTGCCCGAGGCGTACTGGAAGAAATTGTCGCAGGCCGACACCGACGGGTCGATGTTGGCCACGTCCAGCCCGACGCCCTTCACCACGGGCTGGGTGGCAGGAGCGGGCGTAGTAGTGGCGGCGGTAGCCGGTGCGGCGGCCGTCGTCGATGAG
This window contains:
- a CDS encoding M13 family metallopeptidase, whose translation is MTNKTQLLLAVSTAAGLALAGCAASSTTTTASSTTAAAPATAATTTPAPATQPVVKGVGLDVANIDPSVSACDNFFQYASGTWLKNNPIPAAESRWSSWNTLINQNEAVMRQILEEAAANRSATKGSNLQKVGDFYASAMDSMAIEKAGITPLKPELSRIAAIKDLKGLQTALARQQMLQTRSVLSVGVNQDRKKSTEYAVYLTQGGLSMPDRDYYLKEDARSKQVRAAYLTYLTNTFKLLGDNEATANRNANTVMRLETRLAKASKDRVALRDPYANYNKMSVAEASQQFPNLGVTSLLQQLGLGAAKEVIVGQPDFLKEASTALKTEPMADWQTYLRWHLVNNSAAALPQAFVQESFRYTQALTGAKQQQPRWKRVLRSTDATLGEAFGQLYVDKAFTPETKQKAMEMVANIKASMAEHIQQLDWMSAATKTEALKKLNAFTVKIGYPDKWKDYSALTISRQSYLQNLLAAHEWEYKDDAKKFGKPIDRGEWGMTPPTVNAYYNSSLNEIVFPAGIMQPPFFDPKADDAVNYGGMGAVIGHEITHGFDDKGRQSDAEGNLRDWWTKEDADNFTQRANMVGAQYSAFSPLDSVFVNGKLTMGENLADFGGLALAYSALEKQLEKKYGSNPRPNYDGFSPEQRFFLSWAQIWRTNARPEYLRQQVLTDPHSPAQYRTNGPLMNMPQFYEAFGCQENAKMVRAANERAKIW